GAAGACGTCGTGATCAGCGACGAACACCCCTTCGACGCTAGGAGCCCGGACGGCGTTGCGCGTCGTGGATCCCGGTGACCAGCACGGCCGCCTGGGACCGCCGCTCCAGCCCGAGCTTCGCCAGCAGCCGGGACACGTAGTTCTTGACGGTCTTCTCCGCCAGGAACATCCGCTCGGCGATCTGCCGGTTCGTCAGGCTTTCCCCGAGCAGGTCGAGCAGGACGAGCTCCTGCTCGCTCAGCCCCGCCAGCGGGCTCGGCTTCCCGGTCTTCGCCCGCAACTCGGCCACGAGCGCGGCGACCGCGCGGCCGTCCAGCAGGGTCTCGCCGGACCCCACCCGGCGGATGGCGTCGACCAGCTGCAGCCCCTTCACGTCCTTGATCACATACCCCTCGGCGCCGGCCAGCACCGCTTCGACCATCGAATCCTCGTCGGTGAAGGAGGTCAGCATCAGGCACCGCAGGCCGGGCAGCGCCGCGCGCAGGTCGCGGCACAGCTCCACCCCGTTGCCGTCGGGAAGCCGGACGTCCAGCACCGCCACGTCCGGGCGCAGTGCGGGCACCCTGGCCAGGGCCTCGGCCACCGAAGAAGCCTGCCCGACGACCGTCAGGTCGGGTTCGTCGTCGACGAGTTCGGCGACCCCGCGCCGCACGAGTTCGTGGTCGTCGACCAGGAAGACCGTGATGACGTGCGGGTCGTGCCGCGTGCTGTCATCCACCGCCCCAGGCTACGCCCGCCCGCGCCGAACGACCCCGCAACAGAGGTCCGGCGACTCCAGGCCGCGCGGCGCGGGAGGGCCACGGTAAGGGAACCACCGCGAAGCCACCTGCCGCGCGGTCGCCGGGGATCAGCGGAGTGCGGGACCCGATCACGCTGCGGCCTTCGACGAGGATCGTACCGCCACCGATCAGCTCGTCCGTGACCTCGACGTCCATTGTGGACTTCACCAGGGGACCTCCGTCGGCAGGCGGGGTTCGTGGTGGAGGAGTTCGAGCGCCTCGGCGTCGGCGACCACGGCGAACTTCCGGTAGCTGTTGCGGACCGCCTGCAGCCAGGGCAGTGAGCGAAGACAGACGATCTGGTCCACCTCGCGGGCGAGCCGGTCGAGGACGCTCGCCTGGGCGACCGGAACCGCGAGCACGATCCGGCCGGCCTGGCGGGCACGCAGGACGCGGATCGCCGTGTGCGCGGTCGTGCCGGTGGCGGCGCCGTCGTCGGCCAGGACGACCGTCCGGCCCGCGATCGGCACCGGCGCCACGGTCTGCCGGTAGACGCCGACCCGCCGCGCAAGCTCGGCACGCGCCCCGCCGGTGAGCCGGGTCAGTTCCTCCGGCGCGATGTCGGAACGGCGGATGGCGGTGTGGTCCCACACGAGCAGCCCGCCCTCCCCGACCGCGCCGAACGTCGCCGCGGGTGGTCCGGCGACCTCGATCCGGCGGGTGAGCAGGATGTCCAGCGGCGCACCGAGAACGTCGGCGATCCGGCCCGCGACCACGAGCCCACCGCCGGACAGCCCGAGAACCACGGCTCGATCGCCGCGGAGCGGACGCAACCTGAGGGCCAGTCGTTCGCCGGCTTCCCGTCGATCGCGGAACCGCATGGCCACTCCCGTCCGGTGGTGCCTCGACGACCGCCTCCAGCATCACCGAGCCGCCCAGGGGACACGAGGGCCGTTGGTCACCACGCGACGGACCGTTCGGCACCACTGGTCACCACAGGGCAAGGCGCGCACGACCCGCCACCCGCACCGAGGTGGTCAGCGGGCGTCCGCGACCGGCCGCCGCGGCGCCGCGAGGGCCGCTGCCCGCGAGGCGTGCACGGTCAGTCGTTCGCATTCCCGGGCGAGCTGCAGCGGGCGCCGCGTCGCGCGTGTCGTCGCCACCAGCCTCAGGTCGATGCCCGGCCCGGCCCGGCGATGAGCGTCGAGCAGCACCTCCAGGCCGGCGGAATTCAGGAACAGCACGAGCGACAGATCCACGACGACCCGCCGCGGCGCCTGGCTCAGCGCCGCGTCGAGCGCGTCGCGGAGCATGGGTGCGGTGCTGAGGTCGACGTCGCCGGCCACGGCGACGACCAGCGCCCAGCCTTGCCTCTCCACGGTGATCGTCAGGTCCTGGTACCGGTGGGCCGATGGTTCGCGGCCCCCGGAGGCCGGCTCCCCGCCCGGTCCGGGCAACGGCGGCGGAACGGATTTGAGGAGCGGGCGGCGGGGGCGCGGAAGGTCGGAGACGAACGATTTCACGATGGGATCTCCTCGGAATGTGGCGTCGGCGCCGGGGGCGTCACGGTCCGGCGTGCCCGTCCTGGTGCCGGATGGAATCCCCGCCCTTGTGGTGATCGGCCCGGCCGTACACGCTTTCGAGCACGCTCTCGAGTTTGTGCGTGGCACCCCGGCACGCCTCGGCGACGGAACCCGCGCGATGGCTGACGGCCACCGCCCGCCGCCCGGCCGGCCGGGCCTCGAGCACGCAGCGCCGGTCCAGTCCGTCGTCGGTGGTGGCTTCTTCGCTGAAATGGACTTCCAGCCGCGTGATGTGGTCGCTGAACCGCGCCAGCCTGGCGGCGAGCTCCGACTCGAAGTGCCGGACCAGCTCCTCGCCGCCGTGCATGGTCCGGTCCGTGCTGATCTGGATCAGCATGCGTTGTGTCCTCTCGACGACCTGTGGCCCGGGGCCCGTGCGAAGCGGACGTTCCGGATGGCCACCGGCCTCCGGCCATCCTGCGCGCCGGCGTCGCCGGCTGCCCAGGGTCACACGTCCTCTGTCCGGGGGCCGAAGGAAACCTTTGCCCGGCACGCGGCGTCCCGGCGGCCACGGCGAGTATCCGGCCGCCGGTTCAGGGCGTAGGATGAACCACACGCTCCGGACCCTGGCGACACCGACCG
This window of the Amycolatopsis balhimycina FH 1894 genome carries:
- a CDS encoding response regulator, producing the protein MDDSTRHDPHVITVFLVDDHELVRRGVAELVDDEPDLTVVGQASSVAEALARVPALRPDVAVLDVRLPDGNGVELCRDLRAALPGLRCLMLTSFTDEDSMVEAVLAGAEGYVIKDVKGLQLVDAIRRVGSGETLLDGRAVAALVAELRAKTGKPSPLAGLSEQELVLLDLLGESLTNRQIAERMFLAEKTVKNYVSRLLAKLGLERRSQAAVLVTGIHDAQRRPGS
- a CDS encoding HPF/RaiA family ribosome-associated protein, with amino-acid sequence MLIQISTDRTMHGGEELVRHFESELAARLARFSDHITRLEVHFSEEATTDDGLDRRCVLEARPAGRRAVAVSHRAGSVAEACRGATHKLESVLESVYGRADHHKGGDSIRHQDGHAGP
- a CDS encoding STAS domain-containing protein, producing MKSFVSDLPRPRRPLLKSVPPPLPGPGGEPASGGREPSAHRYQDLTITVERQGWALVVAVAGDVDLSTAPMLRDALDAALSQAPRRVVVDLSLVLFLNSAGLEVLLDAHRRAGPGIDLRLVATTRATRRPLQLARECERLTVHASRAAALAAPRRPVADAR
- a CDS encoding phosphoribosyltransferase, translated to MRFRDRREAGERLALRLRPLRGDRAVVLGLSGGGLVVAGRIADVLGAPLDILLTRRIEVAGPPAATFGAVGEGGLLVWDHTAIRRSDIAPEELTRLTGGARAELARRVGVYRQTVAPVPIAGRTVVLADDGAATGTTAHTAIRVLRARQAGRIVLAVPVAQASVLDRLAREVDQIVCLRSLPWLQAVRNSYRKFAVVADAEALELLHHEPRLPTEVPW